The Tamandua tetradactyla isolate mTamTet1 chromosome 23, mTamTet1.pri, whole genome shotgun sequence genome includes a window with the following:
- the RHBDD2 gene encoding rhomboid domain-containing protein 2 has protein sequence MATAAASGPGYRGWCLCPEVPSATFFTALLSLLVSGPRLFLLQPPLAPSGLSLRSEALRNWQVYRLVTYIFVYENPVSLLCGAIIIWRFAGNFERSVGTVRHCFFTVVFAVFSAIIYLSFETVTTLSKLGEVEDARGFTPVAFAMLGVSSVRSRMRRALVFGVVVPSVLVPWLLLGASWLIPQTSFISNVCGLGIGITYGLTYCYSIDLSERVALKLDQKFPFSLMRRISVFKYISGSSAERRAAQSRKLNPVPGSYPTQSCHPHLSPGHPVTQMQHANGQKVAPWPSCAPGHMPTLPPYQPASGLCYVQNHFGSTPNSSASTGTSLGGQPPAPLSCPGSVYSGTMGSPGAASSKECSRVPMP, from the exons ATGGCGACCGCGGCGGCCTCGGGGCCCGGGTATCGGGGCTGGTGCCTGTGTCCCGAGGTACCATCCGCCACCTTCTTCACCGCGCTGCTCTCGCTGCTGGTGTCCGGGCCTCGCCTGTTCCTGCTGCAGCCCCCGCTGGCGCCGTCGGGCCTCTCGCTGCGATCCGAAGCCCTGCGCAACTGGCAAG TTTACAGGCTGGTGACCTACATCTTTGTCTATGAGAATCCGGTCTCGCTGCTCTGCGGTGCTATCATCATCTGGCGCTTTGCTGGCAATTTTGAGAGAAGTGTGGGCACCGTCCGCCATTGCTTCTTCACCGTGGTCTTCGCCGTCTTCTCTGCTATCATCTACCTGTCGTTTGAGACTGTGACGACACTGTCGAAGCTGGGGGAGGTGGAGGATGCCAGAGGTTTCACCCCCGTAGCTTTTGCCATGCTGGGGGTCAGCTCCGTCCGCTCCCGGATGAGACGGGCGCTGGTGTTTGGCGTGGTTGTGCCCTCAGTGCTGGTGCCATGGCTACTGCTGGGTGCCTCTTGGCTCATCCCCCAGACCTCTTTTATCAGTAATGTCTGTGGACTTGGAATTGGGATAACAT ATGGCCTCACTTACTGCTATTCCATCGACCTCTCAGAGCGGGTGGCCCTGAAGCTTGACCAGAAGTTCCCCTTCAGCCTGATGAGGAGAATATCGGTGTTCAAGTACATCTCAGGATCTTCAGCCGAAAGAAGGGCAGCCCAGAGTCGGAA GCTGAACCCTGTACCCGGCTCCTACCCCACGCAGAGCTGCCACCCTCACCTGTCTCCAGGCCACCCTGTCACCCAGATGCAGCACGCCAATGGCCAGAAGGTAGCCCCCTGGCCAAGCTGTGCTCCCGGGCACATGCCAACCCTGCCTCCCTACCAGCCTGCCTCTGGCCTGTGCTATGTGCAGAACCATTTTGGTTCAACCCCTAATTCCTCGGCTTCCACAGGTACCTCCCTGGGGGGCCAGCCCCCTGCTCCTCTCAGCTGTCCTGGCTCAGTATATTCTGGGACCATGGGCTCTCCAGGGGCTGCCAGCTCCAAGGAGTGCTCGAGGGTCCCAATGCCTTGA